One genomic region from Haloprofundus salinisoli encodes:
- a CDS encoding MOSC domain-containing protein, whose amino-acid sequence MATLRRIFVYPIKSLDPQPVDAATIVENGGFDGDREFALFDADGRYVNGKRNRDVHRLRSSVDRDEETVRLEPHGGDVRTFALDSDELTDWISSYFGEPVTLERERAGGFPDDTDASGPTVISTATIRALASWYPDIGAESMRRRLRPNLEVDGVPAFWEDRLFSSRGETVEFAVGDGDDSVVFEGVNPCQRCVVPSRDPHTGEEYDGFRERFVEKRRETMPEWSGGDWFDHHFRVMVNTRVDEADWGETLSVGDEVEIRGTKPV is encoded by the coding sequence ATGGCGACGCTTCGTCGAATCTTCGTCTATCCGATAAAATCGCTCGACCCGCAGCCGGTCGACGCCGCCACCATCGTCGAAAACGGCGGCTTCGACGGCGATAGGGAGTTCGCGCTGTTCGACGCCGACGGTCGGTACGTCAACGGCAAGCGCAACCGCGACGTCCACCGCCTTCGCTCGTCGGTCGACCGCGATGAGGAGACGGTGCGGCTCGAACCGCACGGGGGCGACGTCCGGACGTTCGCACTCGACAGCGACGAACTGACCGACTGGATCTCGTCGTACTTCGGCGAACCCGTCACACTGGAACGCGAGCGCGCCGGCGGGTTCCCCGATGACACCGACGCCTCCGGCCCGACGGTTATCTCGACGGCGACGATTCGAGCGCTCGCGTCGTGGTATCCCGACATCGGCGCCGAGAGCATGCGCCGTCGCCTCCGGCCGAACCTCGAAGTCGACGGCGTTCCCGCGTTCTGGGAGGACCGTCTCTTTTCGAGTCGCGGCGAGACTGTCGAGTTCGCCGTCGGCGACGGTGACGACTCGGTCGTCTTCGAGGGCGTCAACCCGTGTCAGCGTTGCGTCGTCCCCTCACGTGACCCCCACACCGGCGAGGAGTACGACGGTTTCCGCGAGCGGTTCGTCGAGAAGCGCCGCGAGACGATGCCCGAGTGGAGCGGCGGCGACTGGTTCGACCACCACTTCCGCGTGATGGTCAACACCCGCGTTGACGAGGCCGACTGGGGCGAGACGCTCTCGGTCGGCGACGAGGTGGAGATACGGGGGACAAAACCAGTCTAA
- a CDS encoding SDR family oxidoreductase has protein sequence MADKLSGRVALVTGASSGIGAATVRKLAAAGANVALSARREERLTELADELETDYGVETLVVPADVRDEEAVESVVSDTVDRFGQIDIAVVNAGLGLGSGVDISTEEYRTMMETNVDGAFFTTRAALPHLRETEGNLIYVGSFAGKFPRPFNPVYAATKWWLRGYAHSVEAAAGEDGVGVTVVNPTEVRTEFGSEDDRAFEDQFDPGEVTEPAEIADAIAFAAEQTNSTVSELDLFRRDKFSGW, from the coding sequence ATGGCAGACAAACTCTCCGGTCGCGTCGCGCTCGTGACAGGTGCGAGCTCCGGAATCGGCGCGGCAACGGTGCGGAAACTGGCGGCCGCAGGCGCGAACGTCGCGCTCTCCGCGCGCCGCGAAGAGCGACTGACCGAACTCGCCGACGAACTCGAAACCGACTACGGCGTCGAGACGCTCGTCGTGCCGGCGGACGTGCGCGACGAAGAGGCGGTCGAATCCGTCGTTTCCGACACCGTCGACCGGTTCGGCCAGATAGACATCGCCGTCGTCAACGCCGGGCTGGGGCTCGGCTCCGGCGTCGACATCTCCACCGAGGAGTACCGGACGATGATGGAGACGAACGTCGACGGCGCGTTCTTCACCACGCGCGCGGCGCTGCCGCATCTCCGCGAGACCGAGGGCAACCTCATCTACGTCGGCAGTTTCGCCGGCAAGTTCCCGCGGCCGTTCAACCCGGTGTACGCCGCGACGAAGTGGTGGCTCCGCGGATACGCCCACAGCGTCGAGGCGGCCGCCGGCGAGGACGGCGTCGGCGTCACCGTCGTCAACCCCACCGAGGTCAGAACCGAGTTCGGGTCCGAGGACGACCGGGCGTTCGAGGATCAGTTCGACCCCGGCGAGGTGACCGAACCCGCGGAGATAGCCGACGCCATCGCCTTCGCCGCCGAACAGACGAACTCCACGGTGAGCGAACTGGACCTCTTCCGACGAGACAAGTTCTCAGGTTGGTAA
- a CDS encoding sialidase family protein encodes MSSNGRVHDFSKFYREYARGGIHAASAAAMTAFGLLTIYHDVFALLAVVSYVVPALYAYAERGSGVDSEPNRGRDADASRSEPASTMDPSESDAGSAGEAERDDRGSGERRERAGSRPPPSATAGRSDGVVDDGDVSEVGENEDEWEKSDGSHSDGADENKGEWTSVDSPVTVDFSDAVAAGDGVYAVGEDGVVLARQGDEWSAVLENGPGAQGENLTGIEATDDGRAVWVAGDGGALGRLDAESNRHTDYSAPDGDTSTVTDLAVVGRAGEEIVVLVNGSGEVRRGEYDGERVRWGDAQKPGSGSSFAAVSFADGECGYLVDTNGSVFRTTDGGERFDKVGIDDAGALTAVAPIPDDPGDAEAFVTEDDGTVYRFDGTRWTPRRPTEESLWSLAADSKRRLLAVGDHGTVIERTDARWQSEETPTDETLRGVCLGPNDAVAVGDDGVVLERRARSRSSE; translated from the coding sequence ATGTCGTCGAACGGCCGGGTGCACGACTTCTCGAAGTTCTACCGGGAGTACGCCCGCGGCGGTATCCACGCTGCCAGCGCCGCCGCGATGACCGCGTTCGGTCTACTCACCATCTACCACGATGTGTTCGCGCTGTTGGCGGTGGTGTCGTACGTGGTGCCGGCACTCTACGCTTACGCCGAGCGCGGCAGTGGCGTCGACTCCGAACCGAACCGCGGTCGAGACGCCGACGCGAGTCGGTCCGAACCCGCGTCGACCATGGACCCGTCCGAGTCGGACGCCGGAAGCGCCGGCGAAGCCGAACGCGACGACCGCGGGAGCGGCGAGCGCCGTGAACGCGCCGGGTCCCGACCCCCACCGTCGGCGACGGCGGGCCGCAGCGACGGTGTCGTTGACGACGGCGATGTCAGCGAGGTCGGGGAGAACGAGGACGAGTGGGAGAAAAGCGACGGGAGCCACTCCGACGGAGCGGACGAAAACAAAGGCGAGTGGACGAGTGTCGACTCGCCGGTTACCGTCGACTTCTCCGATGCGGTCGCTGCCGGCGACGGGGTGTACGCCGTCGGAGAGGATGGGGTCGTCCTCGCACGGCAAGGCGACGAGTGGTCGGCGGTGCTCGAAAACGGTCCCGGCGCGCAGGGGGAGAATCTGACGGGCATCGAGGCCACCGACGACGGACGCGCCGTCTGGGTCGCCGGCGACGGTGGCGCGCTCGGGAGACTCGACGCGGAGTCGAACCGACACACCGACTACTCCGCGCCGGACGGAGACACGAGCACCGTCACCGACCTCGCCGTCGTGGGGCGTGCGGGCGAAGAAATCGTCGTGCTGGTGAACGGGTCGGGCGAGGTCCGCCGCGGTGAGTACGACGGTGAGCGCGTCCGGTGGGGAGACGCCCAGAAACCCGGAAGCGGGTCGAGTTTCGCCGCCGTCTCCTTCGCCGACGGCGAGTGCGGCTACCTCGTCGATACGAACGGGTCGGTGTTCCGGACGACCGACGGGGGCGAGAGGTTCGACAAGGTCGGTATCGACGACGCCGGGGCGTTGACGGCCGTCGCGCCGATACCGGACGACCCAGGGGACGCCGAGGCGTTCGTCACCGAAGACGACGGGACCGTTTATCGGTTCGACGGCACGCGGTGGACTCCTCGCCGTCCGACGGAGGAGAGTCTCTGGTCGCTGGCGGCCGACTCGAAGCGTCGGCTTCTCGCCGTCGGCGACCACGGAACGGTCATCGAAAGAACCGACGCGCGGTGGCAGTCGGAGGAGACGCCGACAGACGAGACGCTCCGCGGCGTCTGTCTCGGGCCGAACGACGCTGTCGCCGTCGGCGACGACGGCGTGGTGCTCGAACGTCGAGCCCGGTCCCGCTCGAGCGAGTAG
- a CDS encoding metal-dependent hydrolase family protein: protein MHVLTGGLVSDADGAREADVAIENGEIVAVGDVPEGDSQTDVSGQVIAPGLIDTHVHVSMDGRPDVSTVFGDSPYTAGYRTVANLEAAVEAGVTTVRDLGSRETLALDAGAAVDDGVLDGPRVLGAGEAIVMTGGHGHPFGYEADGTDEVLKGAREQLKRGADVVKCMATGGVLTAGAVTGSPELTEDELRAAVSAASAKGVPTAAHAHGEEGIKNAVRAGISSVEHGTFMDREAAEMMADNGTYWVPTASALVNIVENGIEAGIPEEAVEKAEDAASRFERAWEHALEAGVDIAMGTDAGTPFNYFGDIPRELELMVDYGLEPDAALEAATVNAAALVGRDDLGRVAEGYRADLVVLETDPNTDATAWQSPTAVFADGKRVS from the coding sequence ATGCATGTTCTGACTGGCGGGTTAGTCTCGGACGCAGACGGGGCGCGAGAGGCGGACGTCGCCATCGAAAACGGCGAAATCGTCGCCGTCGGCGACGTTCCCGAGGGCGACAGCCAGACCGACGTCTCCGGACAGGTGATCGCACCGGGTCTGATAGATACGCACGTCCACGTCTCGATGGACGGACGTCCCGACGTGAGCACGGTGTTCGGCGACAGTCCGTACACCGCGGGCTACCGAACGGTCGCGAACCTCGAAGCCGCCGTCGAGGCGGGCGTGACGACGGTTCGGGACCTGGGGAGCCGCGAGACGCTGGCGCTCGACGCCGGCGCGGCCGTCGACGACGGCGTCCTCGACGGACCGCGGGTGCTCGGAGCCGGCGAGGCCATCGTGATGACCGGCGGTCACGGGCACCCGTTCGGGTACGAGGCCGACGGAACTGACGAGGTGCTGAAGGGTGCCCGCGAGCAGTTGAAACGCGGCGCCGACGTCGTCAAGTGTATGGCGACGGGCGGCGTGTTGACCGCCGGCGCGGTGACCGGATCGCCGGAACTCACCGAGGACGAGCTTCGCGCGGCCGTCTCCGCGGCGAGTGCGAAAGGCGTTCCGACGGCGGCGCACGCCCACGGCGAGGAAGGTATCAAGAACGCGGTCCGCGCCGGCATATCGAGCGTCGAACACGGAACGTTCATGGACCGCGAGGCGGCGGAGATGATGGCCGACAACGGGACCTACTGGGTGCCGACGGCGAGCGCCCTCGTCAACATCGTCGAGAACGGCATCGAGGCGGGCATCCCCGAGGAAGCGGTCGAGAAGGCCGAGGACGCCGCGTCGCGGTTCGAGCGTGCGTGGGAACACGCCCTCGAGGCGGGCGTCGACATCGCGATGGGCACCGACGCCGGGACGCCGTTCAACTACTTCGGCGACATCCCGCGGGAACTCGAACTGATGGTCGACTACGGGCTGGAGCCGGACGCCGCGCTTGAGGCGGCGACCGTGAACGCGGCGGCGCTCGTCGGGCGCGACGATCTCGGCCGCGTCGCCGAGGGGTATCGCGCGGACCTCGTCGTCCTCGAGACGGACCCCAACACCGACGCGACGGCGTGGCAGTCGCCGACGGCGGTGTTCGCGGACGGTAAACGGGTCAGCTAA
- a CDS encoding helix-turn-helix transcriptional regulator gives MHRRAPFVLLAIFLVAAAVAPPAAAFSGTRAGGSTADTAPNSMAAMQQSFDSSEVRIVVHEDGSARWTFHYEQTLANETERENFETFATEFNNSQTPLYNGFKSESQSLVKSGSNSTERPMNAQNHSRQAYVTDSLGNTIGVVEMSFVWTNFAQIDENSGAVTVGDVFEGGLYISENQSLVVESGENLEFKNVTPAAMQSNTSSLPASDSVTWMGEKRFTDNRPQIVFVPEGTQTIVANGDGNGSGGAAGTDGVTTTPIGSGGGSMWLAGAVLVIFGGVAVALWYRRGREETVDSVDTETGTSTEAAAIPPEPSVSDEELLSDEDRVISMLEDHGGRMRQVRIVEETEWSKSKVSMLLSEMEDEGFISKLRVGRENVISLDGHEPEATKSPFDDE, from the coding sequence ATGCACCGCCGGGCACCGTTCGTTCTACTCGCCATCTTTCTCGTCGCGGCGGCGGTAGCGCCGCCAGCGGCGGCGTTTTCGGGCACGAGAGCCGGCGGATCGACCGCCGACACCGCGCCGAACTCGATGGCGGCGATGCAACAGTCGTTTGACAGTAGTGAAGTTCGCATCGTCGTTCACGAGGATGGCTCCGCTCGGTGGACGTTCCACTACGAGCAGACGCTGGCGAACGAGACCGAGCGCGAGAACTTCGAGACGTTCGCGACCGAGTTCAACAACAGCCAGACGCCGCTGTACAACGGCTTCAAGAGCGAGTCGCAGTCGCTCGTCAAGAGCGGATCGAACAGTACCGAGCGGCCGATGAACGCGCAGAACCACTCGCGGCAAGCGTACGTGACCGACAGTCTCGGCAACACCATCGGCGTCGTCGAGATGTCGTTCGTCTGGACGAACTTCGCACAGATCGACGAAAACAGCGGAGCGGTGACCGTCGGTGACGTCTTCGAGGGCGGCCTCTACATCAGCGAGAACCAGTCGCTGGTCGTCGAGTCGGGCGAGAACCTCGAGTTCAAGAACGTCACGCCGGCGGCGATGCAGTCGAACACCAGTTCGCTTCCCGCCAGCGACTCGGTGACGTGGATGGGCGAGAAGCGGTTCACCGACAATCGTCCGCAGATCGTCTTCGTTCCCGAGGGAACCCAGACCATCGTCGCCAACGGTGACGGCAACGGTAGCGGAGGCGCGGCCGGCACCGACGGCGTGACCACGACGCCCATCGGGAGCGGCGGCGGGAGTATGTGGCTCGCCGGGGCGGTACTCGTCATCTTCGGCGGCGTCGCCGTCGCGCTCTGGTACCGCCGCGGCCGCGAAGAGACGGTCGACAGCGTCGATACGGAGACGGGTACCAGCACCGAGGCGGCGGCCATCCCGCCGGAGCCGTCGGTGTCCGACGAGGAGCTCCTCTCCGACGAGGACCGCGTCATCTCGATGCTCGAAGACCACGGCGGACGGATGCGGCAGGTCCGTATCGTCGAAGAGACCGAGTGGTCGAAATCGAAGGTGAGCATGCTGCTCTCGGAGATGGAAGACGAGGGTTTCATCTCGAAACTCCGCGTCGGCCGCGAGAACGTCATCAGCCTCGACGGCCACGAACCCGAGGCGACGAAGTCGCCGTTCGACGACGAGTAG
- a CDS encoding rhodanese-like domain-containing protein, translating to MPSKRTSRRRYLHALGAAATIGVAGCASSGDDGASGTSTPANESTQTAEPTETHTDAAANQTTDSATEEPADEASSFEDLEGPRNGDDLPEETNPLDGYPPEFETVPAEREVKAGWFAANRVQRDSGVVNVPLVPADVAYYWYARGETRVVDARSAAAYDVSHVFGAVQSIAPEGLERNDPVADWPKSDRIVIYCDCPNYLSSQRAATLIENSYTNVYAIEEGYRAWVDKEYPMAGSDTDRSVEVRTISGQTEPEYADEGAWAYHEASGQQEASKIESDGSYELELRWVDVAASDEVTVETPGYTITDTLGAITSAEITADGELSTDGGSGNDSANALLRRLLG from the coding sequence ATGCCATCGAAACGTACCTCACGCCGAAGATACCTGCACGCACTCGGAGCGGCGGCGACGATTGGTGTCGCCGGGTGTGCATCCTCCGGAGACGACGGCGCTTCCGGGACGTCGACGCCGGCGAACGAGTCGACGCAGACCGCAGAACCGACCGAGACGCACACCGATGCGGCGGCGAACCAGACGACCGACTCGGCGACGGAAGAACCCGCCGACGAAGCCAGCTCGTTCGAGGATCTGGAGGGGCCGCGGAACGGCGACGACCTCCCCGAGGAGACGAACCCGCTCGACGGTTACCCGCCGGAGTTCGAGACCGTGCCGGCCGAGCGCGAGGTCAAGGCGGGCTGGTTCGCCGCTAATCGCGTCCAGCGCGACTCCGGCGTAGTGAACGTCCCACTCGTCCCCGCAGACGTCGCCTACTACTGGTACGCGCGAGGCGAAACCCGGGTCGTCGACGCGCGCAGCGCCGCCGCCTACGACGTCTCGCACGTGTTCGGCGCGGTCCAGAGTATCGCCCCCGAGGGGTTAGAGCGGAACGACCCGGTCGCCGACTGGCCGAAATCCGACCGCATCGTCATCTACTGCGACTGTCCGAACTACCTCTCCTCGCAGCGCGCGGCGACGCTCATCGAGAACAGCTACACGAACGTCTACGCAATCGAGGAGGGGTACCGCGCGTGGGTCGACAAGGAGTACCCGATGGCCGGCTCGGACACCGACCGCTCGGTGGAGGTTCGGACCATCAGCGGCCAGACGGAGCCCGAGTACGCCGACGAAGGCGCGTGGGCGTACCACGAAGCGTCCGGCCAGCAAGAGGCGTCGAAGATAGAATCCGACGGGAGCTACGAACTCGAACTCCGTTGGGTCGACGTCGCCGCCTCCGACGAGGTCACCGTCGAGACGCCCGGATACACGATTACCGACACGCTCGGCGCGATCACGAGCGCCGAGATCACGGCCGACGGTGAGCTTTCGACCGACGGCGGGTCCGGCAACGACTCCGCGAACGCGCTTCTTCGGCGGTTGCTCGGGTAA
- the glmM gene encoding phosphoglucosamine mutase: MFGTSGIRGAVGDDVTGELALAVGRALAAAGYGHVVLGRDARESGAFLANAVAAGAQECGTDVTRVGVASTPTVARSVAEFDADAGVVITASHNPATDNGIKLWTPSGQAFDAKRRAAIEERIRDESFERADWQGVGIERERSDAIENHVEALVSAVDLDRGLSVVVDAGNGPGALTAHALSELGCDVTTLNAQPDGSFPGRPSEPTAENCQTLCSVVASTDADLGIAHDGDADRMMAVTKSGEFVPGDHLLALFGRRAAGDGERVAAPLNTSLALDDALSPQGVTVERTPVGDVYVAEAASAPAVAFGGEPSGAWIWPDETLCPDGPLAAVKLAELVSVEGSLETQLGELPRYPTLRDSVEVADKRATMTAVSKRVHGEFDDVDEMDGVRVALDDGWFLVRASGTQPLVRVTAEARDEARAQELFDEAYAMVEEAAT; this comes from the coding sequence ATGTTCGGAACCAGCGGTATCCGTGGAGCAGTCGGTGACGACGTGACGGGGGAGTTAGCCCTCGCCGTTGGTCGTGCCCTCGCGGCGGCGGGTTACGGCCACGTCGTCCTCGGACGCGACGCCCGAGAAAGCGGTGCCTTCCTCGCCAACGCCGTCGCCGCGGGCGCACAGGAGTGCGGCACCGACGTCACCCGCGTCGGCGTCGCGTCGACGCCGACCGTCGCCCGAAGCGTCGCCGAGTTCGACGCCGACGCCGGCGTCGTCATCACCGCCTCGCACAACCCCGCGACCGACAACGGCATCAAACTCTGGACGCCCAGCGGCCAGGCGTTCGACGCGAAGCGCCGCGCGGCCATCGAAGAGCGGATTCGAGACGAGTCGTTCGAGCGCGCCGACTGGCAGGGCGTCGGGATCGAGCGCGAGCGAAGCGACGCCATCGAGAACCACGTCGAAGCGCTCGTCTCGGCGGTCGACCTCGACCGCGGCCTCTCGGTCGTCGTCGACGCCGGCAACGGGCCGGGCGCGCTGACGGCGCACGCGCTCTCGGAACTCGGCTGTGACGTGACGACGCTGAACGCCCAACCCGACGGCAGCTTCCCGGGTCGGCCGAGCGAACCCACGGCCGAGAACTGCCAGACGCTCTGTTCTGTCGTCGCGTCGACCGACGCCGACCTCGGCATCGCCCACGACGGCGACGCCGACCGGATGATGGCCGTCACCAAGAGCGGCGAGTTCGTCCCCGGCGACCACCTGCTGGCGCTGTTCGGTCGCCGGGCCGCGGGCGACGGCGAGCGCGTGGCCGCCCCGCTGAACACGAGTCTCGCCCTCGACGACGCGCTCTCGCCGCAGGGGGTGACCGTCGAGCGGACGCCCGTCGGTGACGTGTACGTCGCCGAGGCGGCGAGTGCCCCGGCCGTCGCGTTCGGCGGCGAACCCAGCGGCGCGTGGATCTGGCCCGACGAGACGCTCTGCCCCGACGGTCCGCTCGCGGCCGTCAAACTCGCCGAACTCGTGAGCGTCGAAGGTTCACTTGAGACGCAGCTCGGCGAACTGCCGCGCTACCCGACGCTGCGCGACAGCGTCGAAGTCGCGGACAAGAGGGCGACGATGACCGCGGTGAGCAAGCGCGTTCACGGCGAGTTCGACGATGTCGACGAGATGGACGGCGTCCGTGTCGCGCTCGACGACGGGTGGTTCCTCGTCCGCGCCAGCGGAACCCAACCGCTGGTTCGCGTGACGGCGGAGGCCCGCGACGAAGCGCGCGCACAGGAACTGTTCGACGAGGCGTACGCGATGGTCGAGGAGGCCGCAACGTAG
- the glmS gene encoding glutamine--fructose-6-phosphate transaminase (isomerizing), with protein sequence MCGIIARVGRSDSVGALVSGLESLEYRGYDSAGVAVKNGTGIKVHKRSGKVSELKDAIRGAEPNGNVGIGHTRWSTHGAPTDDNAHPHTDESGRVAVVHNGVIENYEELKSSLEAEGVEFVSDTDTEVVPHLIASHLAEVGTPEEAFRRAVRELDGSYAIAAIVDGFEAVYAARQGSPLVLGLDEGEYFLASDVPAFLEHTAEVVYLEDGDMVVVEPDSVAMTTVAGTPVSRDIDTVDWDPEDAGKGSYDHYMLKEIHNQPTSLANTVEGRTDDSGVTLAELDTFDDIDEVQFVACGTSYHAALYGARLLNAAGVRARAFRASEYGISDPITDETLVVAVTQSGETADTLGALERADVEGARTVAVTNVQGSTASREAGETMLVRAGPEIGVAATKTFSSQVAALCLLSHRIGEDVTGDLPWDDPTAFFESLRSLPANVRDVLDGDRAHELADRYLGSEAFFFIGRGLGYSVAVEGALKFKEITYEHAEGFASGELKHGPLALVTAQTPVFAVFTGTDDQKTLTNAKEAQTRGAPIIAVAPEGHPAVDAADAHLPIPDTDPALAGLLANVQLQLVSYHTANLLGRSIDKPRNLAKSVTVE encoded by the coding sequence ATGTGCGGCATCATCGCTCGCGTCGGCCGGTCTGACTCGGTCGGTGCGCTCGTCTCCGGACTGGAGAGCCTCGAGTACCGAGGCTACGACTCCGCCGGCGTCGCCGTGAAGAACGGCACCGGTATCAAGGTCCACAAGCGGTCGGGCAAGGTTTCGGAACTGAAAGATGCCATCCGCGGCGCGGAGCCGAACGGCAACGTCGGCATCGGGCACACCCGCTGGAGCACCCACGGTGCGCCCACCGACGACAACGCCCATCCCCACACCGACGAGTCGGGTCGCGTCGCCGTCGTCCACAACGGCGTCATCGAGAACTACGAGGAGCTGAAGTCGAGCCTCGAAGCCGAGGGCGTCGAGTTCGTCAGCGACACCGACACCGAAGTCGTCCCGCACCTCATCGCCTCGCACCTCGCGGAGGTCGGCACGCCCGAGGAGGCGTTCCGCCGCGCCGTCCGGGAACTCGACGGGAGCTACGCTATCGCCGCCATCGTCGACGGCTTCGAGGCCGTCTACGCCGCGCGGCAGGGCTCCCCGCTCGTACTCGGCCTCGACGAGGGCGAGTACTTCCTCGCCAGCGACGTCCCGGCGTTCCTCGAACACACCGCCGAGGTCGTCTACCTCGAAGACGGCGACATGGTCGTCGTCGAACCCGACAGCGTCGCCATGACCACCGTCGCCGGCACCCCCGTCTCCCGCGATATCGACACCGTCGACTGGGACCCCGAAGACGCCGGCAAAGGCTCCTACGATCACTACATGCTCAAAGAGATTCACAACCAGCCGACCTCGCTTGCGAACACGGTCGAAGGCCGAACCGACGACAGCGGCGTGACGCTCGCCGAACTCGACACGTTCGACGACATTGACGAAGTTCAGTTCGTCGCCTGCGGCACCTCTTACCACGCGGCGCTGTACGGCGCACGACTGCTCAACGCCGCGGGCGTCCGCGCCCGCGCCTTCCGCGCGAGCGAGTACGGTATCTCCGACCCTATCACCGACGAGACGCTCGTCGTCGCCGTCACGCAGAGCGGTGAGACGGCCGACACCCTCGGTGCGCTCGAACGCGCCGACGTCGAGGGTGCCCGAACCGTCGCGGTCACGAACGTCCAGGGTTCGACCGCCTCCCGCGAGGCCGGCGAGACGATGCTTGTCCGCGCCGGCCCCGAAATCGGCGTCGCGGCGACGAAGACGTTCTCCTCGCAGGTCGCGGCGCTCTGCCTGCTCAGCCACCGCATCGGCGAGGACGTCACCGGCGACCTGCCGTGGGACGACCCGACGGCGTTCTTCGAGTCGCTGCGCTCGCTGCCCGCGAACGTCCGCGACGTGCTCGACGGCGACCGCGCCCACGAGCTCGCCGACCGCTACCTCGGCAGCGAGGCGTTCTTCTTCATCGGCCGCGGTCTCGGCTACTCCGTCGCCGTCGAAGGCGCGCTGAAGTTCAAGGAGATCACCTACGAGCACGCCGAAGGGTTCGCCTCCGGCGAACTGAAGCACGGCCCGCTGGCGCTCGTCACGGCCCAGACCCCGGTGTTCGCGGTGTTCACGGGCACCGACGACCAGAAGACGCTGACGAACGCCAAGGAAGCCCAGACCCGCGGCGCGCCCATAATCGCCGTCGCACCCGAGGGTCACCCGGCCGTCGACGCCGCCGACGCGCACCTGCCCATCCCGGACACCGACCCCGCGCTGGCCGGTCTGCTCGCCAACGTTCAACTCCAGCTGGTGTCGTACCACACGGCGAACCTGCTGGGTCGCTCCATCGACAAGCCGCGGAACCTCGCAAAGAGCGTCACCGTCGAGTAG